A window of Gemmatimonadota bacterium contains these coding sequences:
- a CDS encoding sugar phosphate isomerase/epimerase, with translation MKIAYGTYAIPDMPLEQAIPLLRSIGYDGVEIYIGDKHKHALPADYNSTRRSNIRKILEAQQLGVPALMLVGPKAWEPDADLHARNLETTRETVQLARDLGYCEPIVISIGIGGKTETWDRDKNGIVARLRDYAELGEKERIVIAGEAHCGAAVDRSVRALEVIQKVDSPHLRLHFDIVHFYLAGDSIEACVRDLVPITGHTHITDAQRHADGSFDFRVLGDGELDSTAYMRAMAQAGWDDYITLEVSTRIWSQKEFDTVDTARRSYMALSNAFKEAGVPRD, from the coding sequence GACATGCCTCTGGAGCAGGCAATTCCACTGCTTCGGTCCATTGGGTATGACGGTGTTGAGATCTACATTGGAGATAAGCACAAGCATGCACTTCCCGCCGATTACAATTCTACCAGACGAAGCAACATTCGGAAAATACTCGAAGCACAACAACTCGGCGTGCCGGCATTGATGCTGGTAGGCCCCAAAGCCTGGGAGCCCGATGCGGATCTCCACGCTCGAAATCTGGAAACAACCCGGGAGACCGTGCAGTTGGCGCGGGACCTGGGATACTGCGAACCCATCGTCATTTCCATTGGCATTGGCGGAAAGACGGAAACCTGGGACAGGGACAAAAATGGAATCGTCGCCCGACTCCGGGATTACGCAGAGTTGGGCGAGAAAGAACGGATTGTCATTGCGGGAGAGGCTCACTGCGGCGCGGCCGTTGACCGGTCGGTGCGGGCGCTGGAGGTCATTCAAAAAGTGGATAGCCCTCACCTTCGCCTACATTTTGATATTGTTCACTTTTACCTGGCCGGGGATTCCATCGAAGCGTGCGTCAGGGATCTGGTCCCCATCACCGGCCACACCCACATCACCGATGCGCAACGCCATGCGGATGGTTCGTTTGATTTTCGCGTTCTGGGGGACGGCGAACTCGATTCTACCGCCTATATGCGGGCCATGGCGCAGGCCGGCTGGGACGATTATATCACCCTGGAGGTCAGCACCCGTATCTGGTCACAGAAGGAATTCGATACCGTGGATACCGCGCGCCGTTCCTACATGGCCCTGAGCAATGCTTTCAAAGAAGCAGGAGTACCCAGGGATTAG